In 'Nostoc azollae' 0708, the following are encoded in one genomic region:
- the nadC gene encoding carboxylating nicotinate-nucleotide diphosphorylase yields MKGSVAVLPPFLVLDQLLQTWLVEDIGRGDRTTQSLLCQNATIGQAQWIAKAPGIIAGLPIAARVFQLLNDQVSFVAVSSEGAKCEPGQVVAKINGSLDALLMGERVALNLVMRLSGIATLTNIYVEKIADLPARFVDTRKTTPGLRILEKYATAVGGGINHRIGLDDAVMIKDNHIVAAGDIGEAITQIRSRIPYPLTIEVETESLEQVHSALEYQADIIMLDNMTVDIMAEAVQLIRQMDSRVKIEASGNVSLETIRGVAETGVDYISSSAPITQSRWLDLSMRMIPN; encoded by the coding sequence ATGAAAGGTTCAGTGGCTGTACTACCACCGTTTTTAGTGCTGGATCAGTTGTTACAAACTTGGTTGGTGGAAGATATCGGTAGAGGTGATCGCACTACCCAATCTCTTTTATGCCAAAATGCAACCATAGGACAAGCCCAGTGGATAGCAAAAGCACCTGGGATAATTGCTGGTTTACCGATTGCAGCTAGAGTATTTCAGTTGTTGAATGATCAAGTCAGCTTTGTTGCTGTTTCCTCTGAAGGTGCAAAGTGTGAACCGGGACAGGTGGTAGCAAAAATTAATGGTTCACTGGATGCGCTATTGATGGGGGAAAGGGTGGCGTTAAATTTGGTGATGCGGCTGAGTGGAATTGCAACGCTGACTAATATATATGTGGAGAAAATAGCAGATTTACCAGCAAGGTTTGTAGATACACGCAAAACGACACCAGGTCTGAGAATTTTGGAAAAGTACGCTACTGCTGTCGGTGGTGGGATTAATCACCGAATCGGTTTAGATGATGCAGTGATGATTAAGGACAATCATATTGTAGCGGCTGGGGATATTGGTGAAGCGATCACACAGATTCGTTCCCGGATTCCCTATCCTTTGACCATTGAGGTGGAGACGGAAAGTTTGGAACAGGTGCACTCAGCATTGGAGTATCAAGCTGACATTATTATGCTGGATAATATGACTGTGGATATCATGGCTGAGGCGGTACAGCTGATTCGTCAGATGGATAGCCGGGTAAAAATTGAAGCTTCGGGGAATGTCAGTTTGGAAACTATTCGTGGTGTGGCAGAAACTGGAGTTGATTATATTTCTAGTAGTGCGCCGATTACTCAGTCTAGGTGGTTGGATTTGAGTATGAGAATGATCCCAAATTAA